The Budorcas taxicolor isolate Tak-1 chromosome 5, Takin1.1, whole genome shotgun sequence genome includes a window with the following:
- the LOC128048022 gene encoding lysozyme C, kidney isozyme, with protein sequence MKALLIPGLLLLSVAVQGKVFERCELARTLKRFGMDGFRGISLANWMCLARWESSYNTQATNYNSGDRSTDYGIFQINSHWWCNDGKTPGAVNACHIPCSALLQDDITQAVACAKRVVSDPQGIRAWVAWRSHCQNQDLTSYIQGCGV encoded by the exons ATGAAGGCTCTCCTTATTCCGGGGCTTCTTCTCCTTTCGGTCGCTGTCCAAGGCAAGGTCTTTGAGAGATGTGAGCTTGCCAGAACTCTGAAAAGATTTGGAATGGATGGCTTTAGGGGAATCAGCCTGGCAAACT GGATGTGTTTGGCCAGATGGGAAAGCAGTTATAACACACAAGCTACAAACTACAATAGTGGAGACAGAAGCACTGATTATGGGATATTTCAAATCAATAGCCACTGGTGGTGTAATGATGGCAAAACCCCAGGAGCAGTTAATGCCTGTCATATACCCTGCAGCG CTTTGCTGCAAGATGACATCACTCAAGCTGTAGCATGTGCAAAGAGGGTTGTCAGTGATCCACAAGGCATTAGAGCAtg GGTGGCATGGAGAAGTCATTGTCAAAACCAAGATCTCACCAGTTACATTCAGGGTTGTGGAGTGTAA